The genomic region CATTATCATTAAACCTCAGGAACAAACGTCTTGTTCTCAGCGTACGTGTCAGCAGACCCACCTGATGGAGTCCAGATGTTGCAGACAGGCAGGGCTGCACAGGGTCCTGTATTTCTGACCAAGAGCTCGATCCAGACAGGGCTGCAGAAGCTCCACTCTGCTCACAAATGACTCGCACTCTTGCAGGGATTTCACAGTCAGATGTTTGGTCTGCTCAACACAGACACCGAGAGCTAGAATGTCGTCCACCTACCAAAAACAAGACATCATGCAATGACTCAATGTTTTAGGCCAACATCATTTTCCTGTACAAACAGGAAGGTACATGAAAGCCAGAAAGGGCAGCACATTACAAGATGCAGCCCGTTGGTGGTGAAACCTGCTGGTGGTGAAACCTGGTCTCCAACAGCTACAGAGAAAACTGATTCTCACCATTTCCTCCTTTTGTGACGCTTGCTGAAAGACAGTGGCGATTATCTGGGGCAGCAGCTGAAATATGTGGCACAGAGTGTCCAGTCTGGGGGCAAAGTGCTTGGCAGCAGCCATTATCCAGGCAGGACAGAGGTCAAAGTCGGCACCCATGGACGTCTGGAGCTCAGACACACAGCCCAGCATGGTCCTGGTGAACACCTGTACAGAACAAGTGTACAAGGTCGAGACTATTTAACCGATCCCAAAATGTATTTCCCCTAAATGTGTGACTCACACGTCTGTACCCTGAGCTCGTCCTTTGACTTGATCTTCAAAGAAAGTAGCAGGAAGTCCTGCAGAAAGTGATGGTCATACTCCAGTCGCTCCTTGTCCGAGAGTTTCTGCAAGTGGCTGCCGAGCCTGCTGTTGTTAAAGGTGCTCACAAACCGCAGGATCCTCGCTGTGCCATCTGCTTTTGTTACTGAAGCACACGAGccagaaaaacactttaaagtCGCTTCAGTCATTTAACGATCTATATATTTAGTCCTTAACTCCAGAGACAAACCTGGAATAAATTCTGATTCTTCCCACAGGATCTCAAGGTGCATTTTGACGATCCAGCTGAACGGGGCCGCACAGGACTGTTCTTCACCATCCAACATGAAGTAATGGTGCACAGGCACCTCCTGGTCTGACTCACTAGATATTTGATAAATTACACCTTTAGTTGATGAAACCAACAGTAGAATAACAGAAGTAACCAAAAATACCTTTGGGTTTGGAGCAGTGGTAGATTTAAAATCTTTGAATCTCCAAGGATGTTCAGCCACAGTTCGATCAGGCCCGGGCTGAGCCTTTCATCAGAGAGCAGGTCCAGGTTTGCATACCGGTCCATAACCTCCAGCATGCCCACCAAGATGGGAGTCACAGTGGACTGAAGACAGCGCCACAGGGTGTGTCTGTCAGGAAAAGACAGCACAACAGGAGGTTTGATCAACTTTACCTACAACGTGCTTTGGCACATAACTCTGTACAGACCTCTAactcattattcattcattactaAACTACAGTAAGTGCAGTAATTCATGAACGAATAGTAGTTGTAGTGTTTCAGGATGTGAATTGTAGTGACTGTACCTTAGAGTCCCCCCCTCTTGCAGAGCCTGGCGTTTCTTGGCTTCTATGCTCACCCACTCGCTGGGAGAACCCATCCgttcctctctctgctccagGGCCTCGGCCAGTCTGCTCAACAACACCCCCTGAAAGGAAACTTCAGCAGAGAGAGCGGTTTATCAGGAACGACTGGCCATCCAGTAACACAGCAAGCATGTGCATTTATATCAGAGACACATGGTGgccaatgaaaacataaaacatccaCAGACAGTGAGTCGTATTGATCAGCAGTCCTTTTCAGATCTCTGATAGTTTTGTGCCAAGAGGCAGTAAAACTGTAGTAGTCATATAGACTGTAAACTACAATCAGTATTAGATATTTACCTCCAGTGTGCCCTCGATCTTTTCCCAGGAGAGGCAGAAGGATGTGCATCCGCCGCATGCTCCGTGACGCTACACCACTGGGGTCTCTCAGCAAACCCACAGCCTTCTGGATGCATGACCTCACTAAGGATAGGCTGTGCAGGTGGACTTCGTCTTTCTGCatgcaaacaaaattaaatttcatttaagCATCATTATAAACTAAGATTGCCAACACAAGGAACAAGAAACCAGTTTTACTTACTGGAGAGTCTTTTCTTTTGCTCACTGTTTCTCCATCCTCATGGTGTtctacataaaaaatatatataaacattaaaaaattatttagaGAACAATGAAACTGTCTTTCACATTTTGAATATAGACACATATATCCAGTCTCTACCTGGCAATGCAGGTTTGAGCAAGCTGCTAATAAGAGTTCCACAGAAACCCAGCAGGTTCAGGCTCATGTCTTGTGAATCCCTCAGGTCATCAATGTGCACTGAGTGCCAGACTCCTTTGATAGGAGAGACAAAGAACAGCTTTAATTTTGTCATATGTCACAGGTAATGCAGTAAGAAACTAACTGTGTCATATTACACTTAGTGCTCACCTCCCTGGAAACCAATGTACTGAGACTGACTTGGGATCCTCGAaaccttcacaataaaaatcaccCAACAGGTCTGATCCTTCAGTGACATGATGTAATTCATGGTGCAATACCTGCAGGCAGACGGAATCAAAAACACACCTGAGTGATGTGTAATGTCATATCTAATTCAGTTCAGCAGTTTATCATCATCAGACCCTACTTTGCTGAGGCTACAAGCTCATCACTGCAGTGGGATTCCTCCAGGTCCATCTGGATTAGCAGGATGTGAAGTGAGCATCCAGCATCTTGGAGGAAGCCCCTGACACAGAAAGGGGTACAACAGAAAgattaaaaccaacaatgaaatgaaaagccATGGTGCTGTTGTATGGACAGTTAGTACCGTATCTTGTTGCAGAAGGAGACCTCAGTGTCAAACTGGTGCAGTGACAGCAGGAGGATCCTGTCGGTTTGCAGGCCAAGAGCACGGGCTACAACCTTGACATCTGATCTGGTTAACAAGCTGGAGAATGTAGTAATCTGTGCAAAAACCATAAATCAGACAATGATGTCAATGATTTGGAaagattttaaagaaatgattaaaaaaaactggggAAGTGGTTTGGGTCCTACCTCTAGAAACTCTCTGGACTCCTGATACTTGTTAAGGCAATTTTCCAGGAAATCTCGAAGCGAGTGGTGATGCTGTTGTTGGAAGTACATTCTCtggagtttttccttttcctggTTTGCTAAATCTGAATACTTGAGCCTCACCACGGCGTCAGGGGTGGCACAGTTCAATAAGAGATCTTTGGCTAAATTTAAGACGGCTTCTTCCTCATTTTGCCCAGCAGACCCAACATTGTTTTCCAGACCACCAGACATCACTTTGTTTTCTTCGACCAGTGTCTCAGTGGATTTGTCGTCTTTCTTTTCCATTAACTCGGTTTCTTGGTCCACATCCACTGCATCATCCAACTGACCCTCCTCCTTGTTGAGGCTTTCATTTGATTCCTCATCCCTGAATGATTCATGTTTGTCTTCCTGCTGGTCTTGTCTTCCTGGACTGTCTCCAACTTCATGTGCTCTCCTTTCTAGTGCTTGCAAGAGAGCACTGGCACAGGCATCACCATGGAAgccaacaaaaatgtcagagagcTCGAAATCCTTTGTGGCCTCACCTGTGAATTCCTTCACCCATTCCTTCAGTTTGTGGAGAACCCTGAGCTGCCACGGCTCCAGGTCGGTACTCCGATCCACCCTGTGTTTTTCAAGCCTGTTGATGAGAGGCACAGGAAAGTGCTGGTAGACTTTCTTTTGGTCCTCCACTACCACAAGTCTGAAGTCTGTGTGAACGCGACATTTGACTCTGTGGGACCCGAGACCTAGATCAACATATTGCTGCTTGCTGAGGTAAACATAGTACTGGTTTAAGGCATCATACAGGCTTTCATAAAGGTTTTGCATGTTGAGGAGGATGACAGTGCGCCCAGTCTCCATGCACACTTTCACACGGTTCACGTTACGGCAGATCTGAGCATATTCCTGGTCCTTTGGGAATCCTGATCCAAAGATAATTTCAGGGGGATCATATTCTCCTTTGGCAAAGACTTGCTGCTGAAGGATATGGAGAGCTGCATTATTGGTGGTCAGCAAAAGGAGGTAACGGCTCTCCTGGGTGGTATCATGATCAAGATTCTTTCTCACCATTTGCAAAGTACTTGGTCTGGGGATTTCTGTAAGGTTTTGGAAAACCTCTTGGAAAAATATGACAGGGTCAAAACCCTCTGGCTGTCCACTGAAATTGCGCAGAATGGCCTCAACCAACTGTCCACCATCTGGCTCTTGTTGTGTGGATTTGACTGTGGCAAAAAGCATTTTGACTAGGCTGTAATAATCCCTTAGACCAAAGAACTGATTCTTTGCGGTCTCCTTACAGATCTTCAAGAAAGCCTTTGCCAGAGAAGGGAAGAGGTGTTTGATTTTCAGGAGAATCTGGTTGGAGGATGAACAAATTCCATTAGCTGTTTGCAAAAGCTCATCCTCACTTGGATCTGATCTGGACACAAATATTCCTCTGTTCATCTTTGCTGGGTCAAGAGCCCAGTTGGAGATGCCAATAAAGCCAACCTTCATGTGTGGATCTGGCTGGTCACTGTCAATGCAACCGTCTTCCAAGAGGGGATGAAGGGTCTTTAGGGGCATCTGAGGAGAATCCTCTGCTAGTCCGATCTCATCAAGCACCACCACTGACACATACTCCTCCATGTTTTTGTCCTTCTGAAACCGGGCACAGTTCCTGAATGTTCCTATGATGCCTTCAGGACTTGAGTGAGGACTGCACTGGAAGGAGACCATGTGGACTTGCTTGAGATTCTTGAACATTTCACAGTGGGAGTTCTGGCCCTGCATTGCATCAGCAACCACCGTCTTAGCCAGTGACTTTGAGCTGCCAGGCTTGCCAACCACAAACAGAGGGATCCTAAGCTCAATGCAAACTACCATGAGAAACACATTCTCTTTAAGGGCAATGTTTTTCGCTATGGTCTCCCTTGTTTGTATGTTCTGAAGGAAGACGTCCTGACAGGATGAAATCTCTTCCTGCAGTGCTGTTGAAGAGCAGAAAGGGTTTGGGAAGTACCTACAAATCACGGAGAGGTAGTTCTCTTTGGTCACTAGAGACGGGTAGTAGCAGACCCCAACTGCAAGAATCAAGCACTTCAGTGTTCTTAAATGCTCATTGAGGGAAGAGCAGTTTTTGAAAAGGATCTCACTATGCCGGTAAAACCAAACCAGCACTTTCATAGACCTCTCCACATCTCTAAGGCTCACAAAACTGCACTCATTTCTCCGACTTCGCATATACTGCTGAGAAACTGACAGCACGTTTGAGATTATGTCCTTGCAGGACCCGGGCAAATGATGGTCCTCAACTTTCTTCTGGACAATCTGTCGGATGTAGGAAAATTCAGTTGAATCACTCAGCTGACCAAAATCCCACACCAAAGAGGCCATGCTTGGAGGCAGAGGGTGAACTCTGTAGACTAGCTGCCTCAGAGGGACTCTCCCGAGGCGGTCTTCTGTTTCATCTGCCTTCACCCTGTACCCTAATCCTGCACGTTCCAGACGTTCCACCATTTCAGGGGAGTGCTTCCTGTAAGGATTGCAAGCAGCTATTATCTTTAAGCCACTGTCCGTTTTCAAAGGTTCTCCTTTCACTGTTTGGTCACACAAGATTTCTTTAATGGCAAAAATGGCGTCTGTGGTGTTGGCTTcgtcaaaaaacaaaatggtgtcTAGCTTGTGCATTCTATGGTTTTTCTCAGCAAGGATCTCTGCCTCCTTCACCTTTCTGTAGACCATTGCTGCTGTAGTCCCACCATGTACCTTGACAAGTACCATGTTCTCCACAGgtctttcatttctctgcagaGCGCAAAGGAAACGAACTAGTCGGGTTTTTCCACAGCCAGTCTCTCCCATTATGACAACTGGAATTCCACACCGGAACCTCATGTGTATGGCCAACATCTTCATCACGTTGTCAGCAGTGAGCTCATATGTTGGGTCTGGATCAAATCCTGTGGCACTCATTCCTCTGTATGCACCAACAACACATGAAATCCTTCTGATTTTGTCTGCACGAGGTAACTGGTCAAAGTCCTCAGTGAGAGAGATCTTTTGCCGTTCCAAACCTTGCAAAAGGTTTTGCGACATCACATCCGGTATCAGGACCCTGTTGTTGTGAGGATCAACTGCATTGAGTGTGTTTCCCCTTGGACAAGTCTTCACATGAAAGCCAAGGAACGACATTGAAAATCGGTCTGCATTAAAGAAAATGTACGGATGAGACTCGTTTTCCCAGTGCTTACGAATTGTCAGACGGGCAAGAAGGTCATCTTCCAGAATGTTTTCAACATGCAGCATTGGACTTTCATCAGATGTGTTCAGAGAGGGCGAGGCAAAATCTCTTGCCATTAGAATCATGAACTTCACAATAAAGCCCTTGAAACCAGGCAGGTGGTCAGCCAGAAAATCTGGATCACAGAAAACTGAGTTCTCACAGTCTTTCAGCTGCACGTTGAGAAACCAGGAGAAGTTCTTCAGCTCAGCCCAAGAAGGGTCTTGCATTCCACAGTAGGAGAGGAAATGATTAAGACAATCAACGGCATTCCCTAAGTAGGACCCTTCCTGGTAGTTAAAACGATCCAGATTCTGATTTCTCTGGTAAAGCTTTAAGTATTGATAGGGTCTCTGAATCCCCTCACTGTAGAACTCCTGCTCATCCATGAGTGGATCAAAGGTCGTTGTCAATTCCCTTTGACTGTACAACTCTTTCACTTCCCTTGGAGGCCTGCAGTGGATGGTAGGCAGCATGTCGAGAAGTCCAAGCCTCATCTGTGTGAGCAAATTAAACACATGGATATTATTTGTTAACTGACTCATTTTGCAATTCACAGACCAAAGATGACAGATGTTTTAATAATCTAAGTGCTGTTTGATATTAGTGTGTTTGCTTCAGAGATCTGGGATAGTGTAAGTTAATATGAGTAGGTAAGCACAGAGTAAGAAATATAAAGGtatttaaagcaacaaaaacatttttatcagttATGTATGGCCAACAAGGCACATCGGACTTTGTTGACTTATTTCTATGCCTGATTCGTAAAACAACAACGCGACACTTTAAAACCAAATATGAGTTAATGCTCATATTAAAACGAACGTATGATCCGATATTATTACCTCTCTGGGCTGTTTTTGAGAGgacttgtgtgttttcaggactTCAACAGTGATCAGGTGAGCTCCATTCCTTCTCCACAGAACGCCGTGGCTGTCGCTCAAACATCCCAGCACTAACAGATGGAACAGGAGCTCCTCCAGGCCTGAACGCACCTGGCAAGTAACaaaaggggaaagaaaaagGACTGTCAAGTGCAACCAACACCAGAACAAGCTTTGTGCAGAGCTAGATGCCTGTATACTTACTCCAGAGGTGTCAATGTGCAGGAGAACAGGGTCCTGATCTCTCAAGGGTGCCAGTTTCTCTGACAGACTCCTAATTAAAGAGTCTACATCAACACGTGGCTCAATCAGCCTGATCCTAATATATTTGGCTCTGGGTGATTTATGCTGGACCTTCTCAAAGAGACGATCCACATAAAGGGATTTTCCTAttgacagaaacagcaacaaaactttcattaaaataatgtaacttgggtgtaaaaacattttagcaaAATCTACACACGGGGACTTTACAAATGCCAAATTGTGGAAAACAGATTTATATGCCCAACAAATTTTATTCTTGTCACTACtgtataaacattttcatatttccatGTCAGGTAGGTTTACTCTTACCAACTGCAGGGCGTGCAGATGACACCACCCAGACTGAGAGCTGATCTGGGGAAACCTGTGCAACCGGgttgtgtgaaagtgtgtgttgcTTGAAGTGGTGATGTAGATACTTCCTGCCATTCACTGCTGTTAGGTTCATCCCGGCCTGTACTTTCTCACTGCTGAAGAAAGAGGGCACGTATTTGTGCTGGTGCGCAACTGGACTCACTATTACCAAACGATAATGTGGGCTGGCACTTCTCTCCAGGGCCTCAAAGAGCTCCCCAAGGGCCACACTGACATCATATCCCAGCAGCCCTGGATTGACAAGAGAGTAAATCTTTTGCCAGTTTTGTCTGGATCCTTGGCCGAGAGCTCGACGGAGAAAGATCTCcacctcttcttctgtggtgttctCTCTGCAAACTAGAACCTCATCAGCAGATGGCAGAGGCTGCTCTGGACTCGTCATGTAAAAAGAAAGGACGGTGGTAAAAACCTCTGCACTTGGACAAAGCACAAGATTGGGCTTTCCCTCCTGGAGACCCAGCGGGAGGTTCCTGATCATGTGCTGCTGGTTCATGTCAGACAAGCCTGACAGGAAGTGGGCCAGGGTTGAGATGTCCAAGTACTCACTCAGGTACTGTGGCATGTCCTTCTTGAATCGTCGCCAGAGATCTTCAAGACTGTCCCCATGACGCTTCCAGATGTTGTCATCATCACGTTTCTCTACAgcatcatcttcatcctctgAAGAAAACTCCATTAAATCAGGAGGCTCTTTCATCTCCTCTTCTGGTGTTAAGTCCGAAGAATCTTTTAAATATTGATCTGCATTGTCAAATTCAACATCTTCTGATTCATCACACTTTGAGGTGATACTTGCTGCATTACTGTAAGCCGCTCTGACCTCAGCCAGAGTGCACTGGGGCTTTATGGGAAAAAGTAAATGCCATAACTGTTGAGGAACTGGGGCCTGCTGCTGACACACTTTGTGTATCCAGTGGCACAGGTACACCATCTGCTCTGAGGTGTAGTGGTTCAGCAGGATGAACCTTGAGCGCATCTCACTGATGAGGGAACACCATTCTTTCTGGCAGGTATCCATGGAGTGAGCCAGCTGATGTAGC from Mastacembelus armatus chromosome 19, fMasArm1.2, whole genome shotgun sequence harbors:
- the rnf213b gene encoding E3 ubiquitin-protein ligase rnf213-beta isoform X3 — its product is MEEGAGKLHSTSGSQGGTKEGDGVTTKRPRKRNKEPGPGFPHRKVQDKECKKKKNRRRRKSMSNVKGDADVKNENTETDKMQEEETTSPQSQESAPLETQHVGTQTEDSVQRVENREQQKDVKMVQAQTQTRKQKGTDQVTQTPAVVQSSKDTQTDFAVPKRDDTSGTAETEQKEEDRGTAEPTLQDGSTGQTPVKQQGNPDVGGASSDPAKEKNAHLNIESKEKSPSDSQVGTTAKTMSYAKAASGEGNRAASQRPQEATKTSQHTRDRSPVRRPPGAPMFTCYIYAVLDKKFKFNQERDELLLCYPGGYSPLQVTHFVGVKPVGYLLEASLSIEERDLQRGIWWTYWYGVKKQDKVLEGITLRHEYIPQDPGIKELHLYEGFIISPEGRSFWRAGLDMVGFTKQKGEEISDAWQASAKTLLSRILHKWSPSDKQSTERLCENLKHFKMSLGSAHTRMEFPDKSQPPMVKTQELISEHLVQIIKGKSMEKFPESPLVLGLSVFMVTRSCTINLGVKGWAELCLLVSSETTTENLHESLSPLHNPPHTVLGLINYCAQEKVAELVLLVPLLLRLRQPGAEAGKVGPTVEEENWSGLEGNGVGRFRENIQSYSDKRKMMLDLIQKHLAKAREMPLLLMSWLSLVALEDLPEFSELTDIPAEQLIQSLLYRLRRFGELRDNNRIQEVFKNTPPALSHILQRVDKEQDRMIESGNIEPAFLSSVAVLKATCRVVRLVPWYQAAALSHQLVLKLAEVLDAALRKKSKGDESEALQKQFLENLSAAQQRINEWRDELLQKPLLTPSQALSYPKEIEMWDTLLKADCSVQEVSSRWRQSMKKDLMKRISKLSEEDRVLVCCLESTSAAIRKSHDDIQACFNELCQSAIKTICQRGLEGDLMRRLSSKVKGLSPAIVSAVVVESAVRFGDSVTQLLHPQSAMNHLLSQGDWKSIQVDDPAGHVVHSCVVAVQSLVDSLLQGHITLGHLQTCLKYEEQFKKLYLQYKKNSKHETVPVEAGAVLAHRKKDLNFFQQRKQQIDTLIKMIAKVTENITVPEMATLKEQHSADLQTVSLNKLVLVQSFDAEGKLKKMGPPQVLWCNTSLNILKMANEMHKLHHSNLILSSWVKGAASLASSGQPSSAPRSVTLAQICEVIWTPLLQEFFQLGVSIAKATITFKQLDQVLVALGDQGDGKLLKEELNLMSETLSDTGGFKPKDNWVELRLGQIQEYQQLCEAAAAASAVLRIVGNMKLSGNFMEIVTLRQLEEATFKERVLGSLSPDLLRAKQKLSTVTKRNTACLEEFLASHSLVCWVKENLKSMNDVKVYVDLASISAGENDTEIDQVACFHDAVMGYAPLLYSLSPQAGFEEFMKCARQVWDTQTRDDKLPDKLRESARLLNWLKALKETHGSVEQSSLSLASSINAHGVYRIGWSDNNTEKRCLQNMVQVTVKQGREDKVYKLEDLLELQNKLMLMSSKGEHGREQVNRFTEVFEGVQRLGNILLQMQTSGNMLFREWHAEAHCRPQQQPCVKVTFLSLRGKEMLYSGELTEQLHQLAHSMDTCQKEWCSLISEMRSRFILLNHYTSEQMVYLCHWIHKVCQQQAPVPQQLWHLLFPIKPQCTLAEVRAAYSNAASITSKCDESEDVEFDNADQYLKDSSDLTPEEEMKEPPDLMEFSSEDEDDAVEKRDDDNIWKRHGDSLEDLWRRFKKDMPQYLSEYLDISTLAHFLSGLSDMNQQHMIRNLPLGLQEGKPNLVLCPSAEVFTTVLSFYMTSPEQPLPSADEVLVCRENTTEEEVEIFLRRALGQGSRQNWQKIYSLVNPGLLGYDVSVALGELFEALERSASPHYRLVIVSPVAHQHKYVPSFFSSEKVQAGMNLTAVNGRKYLHHHFKQHTLSHNPVAQVSPDQLSVWVVSSARPAVGKSLYVDRLFEKVQHKSPRAKYIRIRLIEPRVDVDSLIRSLSEKLAPLRDQDPVLLHIDTSGVRSGLEELLFHLLVLGCLSDSHGVLWRRNGAHLITVEVLKTHKSSQKQPREMRLGLLDMLPTIHCRPPREVKELYSQRELTTTFDPLMDEQEFYSEGIQRPYQYLKLYQRNQNLDRFNYQEGSYLGNAVDCLNHFLSYCGMQDPSWAELKNFSWFLNVQLKDCENSVFCDPDFLADHLPGFKGFIVKFMILMARDFASPSLNTSDESPMLHVENILEDDLLARLTIRKHWENESHPYIFFNADRFSMSFLGFHVKTCPRGNTLNAVDPHNNRVLIPDVMSQNLLQGLERQKISLTEDFDQLPRADKIRRISCVVGAYRGMSATGFDPDPTYELTADNVMKMLAIHMRFRCGIPVVIMGETGCGKTRLVRFLCALQRNERPVENMVLVKVHGGTTAAMVYRKVKEAEILAEKNHRMHKLDTILFFDEANTTDAIFAIKEILCDQTVKGEPLKTDSGLKIIAACNPYRKHSPEMVERLERAGLGYRVKADETEDRLGRVPLRQLVYRVHPLPPSMASLVWDFGQLSDSTEFSYIRQIVQKKVEDHHLPGSCKDIISNVLSVSQQYMRSRRNECSFVSLRDVERSMKVLVWFYRHSEILFKNCSSLNEHLRTLKCLILAVGVCYYPSLVTKENYLSVICRYFPNPFCSSTALQEEISSCQDVFLQNIQTRETIAKNIALKENVFLMVVCIELRIPLFVVGKPGSSKSLAKTVVADAMQGQNSHCEMFKNLKQVHMVSFQCSPHSSPEGIIGTFRNCARFQKDKNMEEYVSVVVLDEIGLAEDSPQMPLKTLHPLLEDGCIDSDQPDPHMKVGFIGISNWALDPAKMNRGIFVSRSDPSEDELLQTANGICSSSNQILLKIKHLFPSLAKAFLKICKETAKNQFFGLRDYYSLVKMLFATVKSTQQEPDGGQLVEAILRNFSGQPEGFDPVIFFQEVFQNLTEIPRPSTLQMVRKNLDHDTTQESRYLLLLTTNNAALHILQQQVFAKGEYDPPEIIFGSGFPKDQEYAQICRNVNRVKVCMETGRTVILLNMQNLYESLYDALNQYYVYLSKQQYVDLGLGSHRVKCRVHTDFRLVVVEDQKKVYQHFPVPLINRLEKHRVDRSTDLEPWQLRVLHKLKEWVKEFTGEATKDFELSDIFVGFHGDACASALLQALERRAHEVGDSPGRQDQQEDKHESFRDEESNESLNKEEGQLDDAVDVDQETELMEKKDDKSTETLVEENKVMSGGLENNVGSAGQNEEEAVLNLAKDLLLNCATPDAVVRLKYSDLANQEKEKLQRMYFQQQHHHSLRDFLENCLNKYQESREFLEITTFSSLLTRSDVKVVARALGLQTDRILLLSLHQFDTEVSFCNKIRGFLQDAGCSLHILLIQMDLEESHCSDELVASAKYCTMNYIMSLKDQTCWVIFIVKVSRIPSQSQYIGFQGGVWHSVHIDDLRDSQDMSLNLLGFCGTLISSLLKPALPEHHEDGETVSKRKDSPKDEVHLHSLSLVRSCIQKAVGLLRDPSGVASRSMRRMHILLPLLGKDRGHTGVSFQGVLLSRLAEALEQREERMGSPSEWVSIEAKKRQALQEGGTLRHTLWRCLQSTVTPILVGMLEVMDRYANLDLLSDERLSPGLIELWLNILGDSKILNLPLLQTQSESDQEVPVHHYFMLDGEEQSCAAPFSWIVKMHLEILWEESEFIPVTKADGTARILRFVSTFNNSRLGSHLQKLSDKERLEYDHHFLQDFLLLSLKIKSKDELRVFTRTMLGCVSELQTSMGADFDLCPAWIMAAAKHFAPRLDTLCHIFQLLPQIIATVFQQASQKEEMVDDILALGVCVEQTKHLTVKSLQECESFVSRVELLQPCLDRALGQKYRTLCSPACLQHLDSIRSLWQGMLVVASFIQHVVLKVQQTDSRLKELALKHCNLQLNLMQESPDVKSVHTLQQLIRILNSFHDECISTDLRFGISCPVCLSELKEPCVLPCQHVFCLPCLKNWIQTSRQTCPKCRADLPQNFKPMVSDAVKAALEQQAGIRDCCNSFFLEVVSRFCLSEEQTPGEGVVELLFSLLVSAKGDVYRTRELTPFLQCVDNSPVVRSVLPKLLLQYSFDQVKAHIQTYLKNLEEKLLDRQDCTELYLLFVNCFQDSLLCSEAKEGKQGREQQREAELRLLSRTARKQTPDRHEDPAEFLLNIARLRICLSAAARLLETATPQDRHGEAETQYLLQVRAVFDYCRNDWHKVYLLRALHRLSGKECILALMNSPDWSWVFPADLLRLQRRIPTNVDQFLSCGTPYRAMRDAVAQVLLENRSDGFMKELQKLRGSRISLLALALFRHVTCHYKSPDVKTHPSPQETTRLEELLRNITSREFREFCTSLLSNHIGGPSSHLRMSAGLSPQRQTLLELLVHLDSVLLSGNSLLVPLYQIASEPQNVTNSFLPTMPEDHTSEARQLLNRDRMYTCVNGHPCFVGECGKPMVTSRCPDCGVPIGGVRHVPVQGFTQTTSLRELLT